The DNA sequence TTGGTCAGAggttaaaaatatattcctgtTCCTTTTGGATTACCAGAATCTGATTCTCTTGTGTTTTCTGGCTCACAGATCACTCTCCCTGCCTTGTCACCTACCATGACAATGGGGACGGTGCAGAGGTGGGAGAAGAAGGTTGGGGAGAAACTGAATGAGGGAGACTTACTGGCAGAAATTGAAACAGATAAAGCCACAATAGGTGAGTCAACTCCAAAGCCAAGAATGGATGAAGTGGCCTTCAAAGGGGAGGATCCAGAGTATCTTCTGTGACAGCTTTTCTCCTCAGGATGTGAAGCTGAGGGGCAACTAAACCAAGTTTTGTTAATTTCTCATTCCATTGGAGAGCTAAATGTTGGAGCTCCTGAAAAGACTTCTGTTCCTTCATCAGTCCTCATTAACATACAATGCATGGAGATGTTTCTCTTCTAGTTGCAATGAAAAGGATTCATTTTACTTCCTAAAGACAGGATAGGGCTTTACAAACTCTTTACAAACTCTTCAGCTCCAAACCagtcttggtttgttttttttctcccttgcagGCTTTGAAGTGCAGGAGGAAGGCTACTTAGCAAAAATCTTGGTGCCTGAAGGAACAAGGGATGTGCCATTAGGAACAGCTCTCTGCATCATTGTGGAGAAGGAGTCTGATATTCCAGCCTTTGCTGACTACCAAGCCACTGCTGTAGCTGACATGAAGGCACAagctcctcctcccaccccaccagTAAGGACCATTCTTAGCATGTGAGGGAAGTTATGGAGACCAGTAAGAGGTCTGATCTAAACTCTTCAGCTGGTTTGAAGGTGTGAAGCTCTGGCTCCAACAAgactttttattattctgtgaATGCAAGGCCAACACGTGCTGGGGATAGGTCACCCAAAAAGGGTCACTAGTTTGCCCTCCAAAAGCAGGAGTCATTCATTATgatctcttctccagcctgttgCTTCTTCCAGGACAATCTGTAACAATTAGGAGTATAAGTTAGTTATGTCTGCATTTTTTGGTGTTTAGTTCAGCAGCTTAGTTTGCCTTTGTCCTACGAAGcttctgatttaatttctggCACTGGGAAACTAATGTGAACCTCAAAATTCTTTCAGATTAGTGATTGTTTTTTATATTCTCTCGACTGGTAATTAGATGGTCCTGTTCTCTTACCTTCAAGGCATTTACTGAATGATCCTGGACCTAATGGCTTTGATTCCTCTGTTAAGGTGGTGCCACcaactcctgctgctgctcctcctccccagcctgctgctcctCCCACTCCAGCAGCCCCCACAGCTGGACCACCTCCCCCGAAAGGCAGGATCCTGGTTAGTCCCCTGGCAAAGAAAatggcagcagagagaggaattgACCTTGCCCAAGTGAAAGGTAGGTTGTTCTTCCCATTCCTTGCTCTCACCAGCAAGTGTCTGTCCCTCAGGGATATCCTGGCTATGCAGAGATTGTGTtaagtgatttttctctgttggaTAAAACTGGAAACCTTTAGAAGGAACTGCAAATAATTAAAGCCTTGTTGCAAACAATTGAAATCCTCTTATGTTTTCCTTTGAACCTTTTAGGAACTGGGCCGGATGGTAGAATCACAAAGAAAGATGTGGAGTCATTTGTGCCACCAAAGTTTGCTCCAGTGAGTAGACTTGAGATCTCTAAGTATGGATATTTTATTATAGGGTTGGAAATGCTCTTTAGAAATGCAATTATTATACTGAAGTGTTACTTCTGGGTTAGTTATGACAATCTGTGGGCTCTGGTGACTGTTCAGTTGTGCAAGTTAACTTGTCAGAATGGAGACAACATTTTCAACCATTATTTGTCCCTTTGGTAttttcactgagaaaataaGTTGTGTGCTCCCAGCCCATCATTTGGTTGCTACATCATTAGGGACCGAGGGAAGCccagtcccagctctgccagcagtgctgaaaaGAGGCAACTAATGAGCTGTAAACTTGTGATCCAGCAGCCTGCTCTCATTGTTGCCACAGCTCTGTTCTTGTACCATTTTTATGGGAGATGGTGGGAGTGTTGCCTTGTGCACTGCTGGAGGGCACATGCCTGCAGTTTGACAGTGCATAGCTGGCTGTCTGTGAGCCAGCCAAGCAGGACTTGTATTCTAGGAGCTTTGCAGCAGTGTAGAACAGAGCTGAATTTATAATCACTCAAGTACTTAAATATTTACTGACCAATTATAGGGGTCACAAAGAGCCTCGTGGGTAGTGGAAAGGTGAGGCTGGAGTAGGAATATCTGCTACTCTTCAGCAAGAGGCATCCACTTGTGCCACACACTGAATCACTACACAGCTGATACTTGGGTAGTGCTGTGAATTGTGCTGTCTCTCCCTGAttgcaggctgcagctccagaggcagttcctgcagctgctgcagccccagtggGGACCTTCACAGATGTCCCCATCAGCAACATTCGGAGGGTAAGACCTTACTCCTTCCCAAGCTAATTTGCAGTTACAAACTTTCCAAGGGGATTTATTTCCCTCACTTCTCTTGTATACCTGCAGGTCATTGCTCAAAGGCTGATGCAATCCAAACAAACAATACCTCACTACTACCTTTCTATTGATGTAAATATGGgagaagtgctgctgctgaggaaagaACTGAATCAGGTAAATCCTTTAGGCATGGTCAGAATGTGTGTGCCAGGCAAGCTGCATTCTCTCACAGTTTTGCCCACCCTGCTTTTTGGTGATGTGTCTTtttggcttggaaaaaaaccagtctGTCCAGTGCCTGTTCTAATTGGTGTGGATCAGTGACAGAATGAGATGTTTTACCCAGGTACTGTGCACTGATTTCTGACTTCCCTGAGAGAGCTGCTTTGTATTCAGCTTGGTGTTCAATTCTGCCAGCTGGAAAGCAGGGTAAAAAGGGTATTGAGAGGAGAAAGGgtagaaaatgtaaataaaatcatAATTCTAAGATAAGTTTAGGGAAAAACAGACATTTGAAAGATTGTAGCTTCTTAAATTATGAAGGAGATGTATTCACCTCCTAAATTATTTGGCTcttcaaatatttatgtttCCAAGTAGTGTGATTGTGTTTTAACTCTTTCTTTAAacgaggctgcagggcagtgacCACCAAGGTTATTGAGTCAATGTGGAAGGGACAAACTGATGCATCaaatctctttattttcagGAGGTCTCAGATAACATTAAGCTTTCTGTGAACGACTTCATAattaaagctgctgctctggcatgCTTGAAGGTGCCTGAAGCAAATTCCTCATGGATGGACACAGTAATTAGGCAGTAAGTTTATAGTATGGTCGAATCCAATGACTTTCTGTGTTCAGTAAAGAGTTCATGGCAAAACATCAGCCCTTCTGCTGGGATTTTGAGGAAGGGGGGAGAACAGGTATAATCCAAAGGCTGAGAGATGTTTGTTGAGGTGGTAAGAACCTTGTGTCTGAGTGTACAAGTGTGCTTGGCGTGTGAGGTGAAACAGTTGTTGCAAAACTACTTTTAATTTAGAGTTGTCTGAAGAGTTCTGACTTGTTATTCTTTTTATCTTGCTGGAGTGACTGCATCTCCTTTGTGTCTTGCAGAAATCACGTGGTGGATGTCAGTGTTGCAGTCAGTACTCCTGCAGGCCTGATAACCCCTATTGTGTTTAATGCACACATAAAGGGCCTGGCTTCCATCAGTAAGGATGTGGTTTCTTTGGCAACTAAAGCTCGAGAAGGTAAACTCCAGCCTCATGAGTTCCAGGTGAGACACTGGGATTGCTGCTaaacattgctgctgctgacttCTGTTCAGAATGAGCAAAGCCCATTTTGTGATGTTTTAGCTGTGTTCATTGATATTCCCCAGGAAGCAGCTCCTGTGAGTCTGACTGTGAATCTCTTTCTCTCCTAGGGTGGCACTTTCACAATTTCCAATTTAGGAATGTATGGGATTAAGAATTTCTCTGCCATAATCAACCCACCTCAAGCCTGCATCCTTGCAGTTGGTTCCTCAGAGAAAAGGCTAGTGCCAGCTGATAATGAGAAAGGGTAAGTGTTCATCTGATGTACTCAGCTTCTGAGTTAAGACTTTGAAATAATGGCTGGTTTTCTGACAGTCCCATTAGcacagagcttttaaaaatacacaaaattgTTGATGAACTGCTTTCAGTACTTTGTGAAGAAATACAGTGAGATCTTGTATAAGTGAGTCACACAGGCATTGAAGAGAAACAGCAACTGTTACCAAGCACCAACTGGTGTTGCTGATTCTCTGATGAACAgactggacagactggagagttggggtgatcccaatgggatgaggttcaacacagccaagtgccgggtcctgcactttggccacaacaaccccatggggagctccaggctgggcacagagtggcagaaagggacctgggagtctggattgccaggaagctgaagaggagccagcagtgtgcccaggtggccaagaaggccaatggcatcctgggctggctcaggaacagcgtggccagcaggtccagggaagggattctgcccctgtactcagctctggtgaggccacagcttgagtcctgtgtccagttctgggcccctcagcccctcaggaaggagattgaggtgctggagcaggtccagagaagagcaaggaggctgtgaagggatccagcagaattgctgtgaggaagggctgagggagctgggggtgttgaggctggagaagaggaggctcaggggagacctcatcactctctgcaactccctgaaaggaggttggagccaggggggggttgggctcttttcccagtcAACTCTcatcaagacaagagggcacaaagggtctcaagttgtgccaggggaggtttaggttggagatgagaaagaatttctttctggagagggtgatcaggcattggaatgggctgcccagggaagtagtggattctccgtgtctggagatctttccaaagagcctggatgtggcactgagtgccatgggctgggaaccacgggg is a window from the Calypte anna isolate BGI_N300 chromosome 24, bCalAnn1_v1.p, whole genome shotgun sequence genome containing:
- the DLAT gene encoding dihydrolipoyllysine-residue acetyltransferase component of pyruvate dehydrogenase complex, mitochondrial, with product MWRVLVRCVARNAAGVSGPVRSCRTLSSGAGAVRGAPGGFGAVPQGRGPAHRPGGLLVPPAWPRIVPCRRCSLPAHQKVALPALSPTMQMGTIARWEKKEGDKIGEGELIAEVETDKATVGFESLEECYLAKILVPEGTRDVPIGAIICITVERPEDVEAFKNYTLDAAASAPPAASVPPPPAAAPSPPAQPSPQAPGSSYPPHMQITLPALSPTMTMGTVQRWEKKVGEKLNEGDLLAEIETDKATIGFEVQEEGYLAKILVPEGTRDVPLGTALCIIVEKESDIPAFADYQATAVADMKAQAPPPTPPVVPPTPAAAPPPQPAAPPTPAAPTAGPPPPKGRILVSPLAKKMAAERGIDLAQVKGTGPDGRITKKDVESFVPPKFAPAAAPEAVPAAAAAPVGTFTDVPISNIRRVIAQRLMQSKQTIPHYYLSIDVNMGEVLLLRKELNQEVSDNIKLSVNDFIIKAAALACLKVPEANSSWMDTVIRQNHVVDVSVAVSTPAGLITPIVFNAHIKGLASISKDVVSLATKAREGKLQPHEFQGGTFTISNLGMYGIKNFSAIINPPQACILAVGSSEKRLVPADNEKGFDVASVMSVTLSCDHRVVDGAVGAQWLAEFKSFLEKPVTMLL